From Salinirubellus salinus, the proteins below share one genomic window:
- a CDS encoding ATPase, T2SS/T4P/T4SS family → MFRNDGDAGGACGCEPTFEADRLHLDARECPGSGRLAERPGCRETVVGALERRDAAAVVVRTAGVERRYAGDGAALLLAAGRFAARVGHLDGALVQRARRDPLGAATRAAGRGRTSPVARIAAETGLSACDTTDYRSLFAPVRRPAVADARLRRGPPPDARFLDRSDLQTGAVVRRYARPDGTRTYHLDPPAWRLDDDTLATLADAHERLARVAPPTSGRRLRTASVESRSASGERGGDRAARRAVAAVAGPEEPTELLAAVLEKHTGGLGVVADLLADSRVSDVFATTPVTENPLRVRVADETLETNVTLTEAGAAALASRFRLTSGRSLSRASPTLDATTRVAGRRVRVAAVTGPLSDGTGFAFRAHDPDPWRLADLVANGTLPPETAALLATAVARGAAVLVAGPRGAGKTTLLGALCWAVPERTRTLVVEDTPELPVGPLQRAGRDVQALRVASDDGPSVPVAEALRTALRLGDGALALGEVRDAEAASVLFDAMRVGAGDGAVLGTVHGEGAGAVRERVASEFGVAPTAFRATDCVVTLGRSGDERRLRAVEEVVPGDDGPAFEALYDGVPTGRVDRGQSRLLATLTGQDETYADVRAAVDRRRRAFEGEP, encoded by the coding sequence TCGTCGGGGCCCTCGAGCGACGGGACGCGGCGGCCGTCGTGGTCCGGACGGCGGGCGTCGAGCGGCGGTACGCCGGCGACGGCGCGGCGCTGCTCCTCGCGGCCGGCCGGTTCGCGGCCCGCGTCGGGCACCTGGACGGGGCGCTGGTCCAGCGGGCACGCCGCGACCCACTCGGCGCCGCGACCCGGGCGGCCGGCCGCGGTCGAACCTCGCCCGTCGCACGCATCGCGGCCGAGACCGGCCTGAGCGCGTGTGACACCACGGACTACCGATCACTGTTCGCCCCCGTCCGTCGCCCGGCCGTCGCCGACGCGCGACTCCGGCGTGGCCCGCCGCCGGACGCCCGGTTCCTCGACCGGTCCGATCTTCAGACGGGGGCCGTCGTGCGCCGGTACGCGCGCCCGGACGGGACGCGGACCTACCACCTCGACCCGCCGGCGTGGCGACTCGACGACGACACGCTGGCGACGCTCGCCGACGCCCACGAGCGACTGGCTCGTGTGGCGCCGCCGACCAGCGGGAGGCGTCTCCGAACGGCGAGCGTGGAGTCCCGATCCGCGAGCGGCGAGCGCGGGGGTGACCGGGCGGCGCGCCGAGCCGTCGCCGCTGTCGCCGGACCGGAGGAACCGACCGAGCTGCTCGCGGCCGTCCTCGAGAAGCACACGGGCGGGCTCGGTGTCGTCGCCGACCTGCTGGCCGACAGCCGGGTCTCGGACGTGTTCGCTACGACCCCCGTCACCGAGAACCCGCTTCGGGTGCGCGTCGCCGACGAGACGCTCGAGACGAACGTCACGCTCACCGAGGCGGGGGCCGCGGCGCTCGCCTCGCGGTTCCGGCTGACCTCCGGCCGGTCGCTCTCGCGGGCGTCGCCGACGCTCGACGCCACCACCCGCGTCGCCGGTCGCCGGGTCCGGGTCGCCGCGGTCACGGGGCCGCTCAGCGACGGCACCGGGTTCGCGTTCCGCGCACACGACCCCGACCCGTGGCGGCTCGCAGACCTCGTGGCGAACGGGACGCTCCCACCCGAGACGGCCGCGCTCCTCGCCACCGCCGTCGCTCGCGGGGCGGCCGTGCTCGTCGCGGGTCCGCGTGGGGCGGGCAAGACGACGCTCCTCGGCGCGCTCTGCTGGGCGGTCCCCGAACGCACGCGCACCCTCGTCGTCGAGGACACGCCCGAACTCCCGGTCGGGCCGCTCCAGCGGGCGGGCCGTGACGTCCAGGCGCTCCGGGTCGCGAGCGACGACGGCCCGAGCGTCCCCGTCGCCGAGGCGCTCCGGACCGCGCTCCGCCTCGGTGACGGCGCCCTCGCACTCGGCGAGGTCCGCGACGCCGAGGCCGCCAGCGTCCTGTTCGACGCGATGCGCGTCGGTGCGGGAGACGGTGCCGTCCTCGGGACCGTCCACGGCGAGGGGGCCGGCGCGGTCCGCGAGCGAGTGGCCTCCGAGTTCGGCGTCGCCCCGACGGCGTTCCGGGCCACCGACTGCGTCGTCACGCTCGGCCGCAGCGGGGACGAACGTCGGCTCCGTGCCGTCGAGGAGGTGGTGCCCGGTGACGACGGGCCGGCGTTCGAGGCCCTCTACGACGGTGTTCCGACCGGGCGCGTCGACCGCGGGCAGAGCCGACTGCTGGCGACGCTCACCGGTCAGGACGAGACGTACGCCGACGTCCGTGCGGCCGTCGACCGTCGCCGCCGCGCGTTCGAGGGCGAGCCGTGA
- a CDS encoding type II secretion system protein, with the protein MTAVPGSGPRDERVRRASRAAALVTPPLGGVVLLLVPVSARIHVVVATAALVGTALAARRWLPDLLATARLTRALGAVPGLVGRLVLRLRLDPTVESAVAFAADGDGPLARSLAREAHRARGTGRAGLDAFADRWADRFPSLRRACSLVAAAASAGPASRERSLDRAVAAVREGTRERATSFAADLRGPATALYAFGVLLPLALVGVLPAAGVAGLGVSLATIVLVYDVLLPLGLLGAAAWLLARRPVAFPPPRVDRAHPAVPDDSRRAMPVGVAVGALGAALGSLVAPWLAPVTALGGGVGATLVVAARPVVSVHERVRAVERGLPDALAIVGRRVAEGVAVERAVADASERLDGATGEAFALAARRQRRLAVGIERAFEGEHGPLADLPSERLADAVSLLAVAGRQGAPAGSALVATADHVEDLREVEREARRSVRRVTRTLSDTAAVFGPLVGGVTVGLAGRLSTGVRATSSAVGPAGTLATADPLPVAGLGLAVGAYVCWLAVVLPTLATGLARGVDPALVATRVGQSLLAAVALYTAAFAATTMLT; encoded by the coding sequence GTGACTGCCGTCCCCGGCTCCGGCCCGAGGGACGAGCGCGTCCGCCGGGCGAGCCGTGCTGCGGCACTCGTCACCCCTCCGCTCGGTGGGGTGGTGCTCCTGCTCGTCCCGGTCTCGGCCCGTATCCACGTCGTGGTCGCCACGGCGGCGCTCGTCGGCACTGCGCTGGCCGCGAGACGGTGGCTCCCCGACCTCCTCGCGACGGCACGGCTGACCCGCGCCCTCGGGGCCGTCCCGGGGCTGGTCGGGCGCCTCGTGCTCCGGCTGCGGCTCGACCCGACGGTCGAGTCGGCAGTCGCGTTCGCCGCCGACGGTGACGGCCCTCTCGCCCGGAGTCTCGCACGTGAGGCCCACCGCGCCCGTGGCACGGGCCGCGCTGGCCTGGACGCATTCGCCGACCGCTGGGCCGACCGGTTCCCGTCGCTGCGCCGTGCCTGTTCGCTCGTCGCCGCGGCGGCGAGTGCCGGGCCGGCGAGTCGCGAACGGTCGCTCGACCGGGCCGTAGCGGCCGTCCGCGAGGGGACCCGCGAGCGCGCCACCTCCTTCGCCGCCGACCTGCGTGGCCCGGCGACGGCGCTCTACGCGTTCGGCGTCCTCCTCCCGCTGGCGCTCGTCGGCGTCCTCCCCGCCGCTGGGGTGGCGGGACTCGGCGTCTCGCTGGCCACCATCGTCCTCGTCTACGACGTGCTCCTGCCGCTCGGGCTGCTGGGCGCCGCCGCGTGGCTCCTCGCCCGCCGCCCGGTCGCGTTCCCGCCACCACGGGTCGACCGCGCTCACCCTGCCGTGCCGGACGACTCCCGCCGAGCGATGCCGGTGGGGGTCGCCGTCGGCGCGCTCGGTGCCGCGCTGGGGTCGCTCGTCGCACCGTGGCTCGCCCCGGTCACGGCGCTCGGCGGTGGCGTCGGCGCCACGCTCGTCGTCGCCGCCCGGCCCGTGGTCAGCGTCCACGAGCGCGTCCGGGCCGTCGAACGGGGCCTCCCGGATGCGCTCGCCATCGTGGGGCGCCGGGTCGCCGAGGGGGTCGCCGTCGAGCGGGCGGTGGCCGACGCGAGCGAGCGCCTCGACGGTGCCACCGGTGAAGCGTTCGCGCTCGCGGCGCGTCGACAGCGACGACTCGCCGTGGGTATCGAGCGCGCGTTCGAGGGCGAGCACGGGCCACTCGCCGACCTGCCGAGCGAGCGCCTCGCCGACGCCGTCTCCCTCCTCGCGGTCGCCGGCCGGCAGGGAGCCCCCGCCGGGAGCGCGCTCGTCGCCACGGCGGACCACGTGGAGGACCTCCGCGAGGTCGAACGGGAGGCGCGTCGGTCGGTGCGGCGAGTGACACGGACGCTCTCGGACACCGCGGCCGTCTTCGGCCCACTGGTCGGCGGCGTCACCGTCGGCCTCGCGGGGCGCCTCTCGACGGGGGTGCGGGCGACCAGTTCCGCGGTCGGCCCCGCGGGCACGCTGGCGACGGCCGACCCGCTGCCCGTGGCCGGGCTCGGACTCGCCGTCGGTGCCTACGTCTGCTGGCTGGCCGTGGTACTGCCGACGCTCGCGACGGGACTCGCACGCGGCGTCGACCCCGCGCTCGTCGCCACGCGAGTCGGGCAGTCGTTGCTCGCGGCGGTCGCGCTCTACACCGCCGCGTTCGCCGCGACGACGATGCTCACCTGA
- a CDS encoding DUF7283 family protein, with protein sequence MLSPPVEAWALWVGLTLVSVAMVGVAAEPPRAAPADAAALARTVDGVAASDHAAVAEHPLRAAEIRVRRGRLALRRGDRTARATLRYGPVVPAFDGPLARVRRGTPPDRVFDSAAAFRAAVSAARERSAWRPAPERLTARAVSWGGVDVTLVG encoded by the coding sequence GTGCTCTCCCCACCAGTCGAGGCCTGGGCCCTCTGGGTCGGTCTCACGCTCGTCAGTGTGGCGATGGTCGGTGTCGCCGCCGAACCCCCCAGAGCGGCGCCGGCGGACGCGGCCGCACTCGCCCGGACCGTCGACGGCGTCGCCGCCAGCGACCACGCCGCCGTCGCCGAACACCCACTCCGAGCGGCCGAGATACGCGTCCGTCGCGGCCGTCTCGCACTCCGCCGTGGCGACCGGACCGCGCGTGCGACGCTCCGCTACGGTCCGGTGGTCCCCGCGTTCGACGGGCCTCTCGCCCGGGTCCGCCGCGGGACGCCACCGGACCGCGTGTTCGACTCCGCCGCGGCGTTCCGGGCAGCCGTGTCGGCCGCCCGCGAGCGCTCGGCGTGGCGACCTGCTCCGGAGCGATTGACGGCCCGCGCCGTCTCGTGGGGAGGTGTCGATGTCACGCTCGTCGGCTAG
- a CDS encoding DUF7285 family protein, which yields MSRSSARGQVAPEVALAAVFVVTAGLALYAGVAADVLDALGAGREREAGQRLAAQTADRVADTARVDGAVRPARLAAGVADGPAGYRVNATLLTRAGRWTAGPAPPARAHLAERRVATYLGPGRVRPAVLRVRMWR from the coding sequence ATGTCACGCTCGTCGGCTAGGGGACAGGTCGCCCCGGAGGTGGCGCTGGCCGCCGTCTTCGTGGTGACGGCGGGCCTCGCCCTCTACGCCGGGGTGGCCGCCGACGTCCTCGACGCCCTCGGTGCCGGTCGGGAGCGGGAGGCAGGGCAACGCCTCGCTGCGCAGACGGCCGACCGGGTCGCCGACACCGCGCGCGTCGACGGTGCGGTCCGGCCTGCACGACTCGCCGCGGGCGTCGCGGACGGACCGGCGGGCTACCGAGTGAACGCGACGCTCCTGACACGGGCGGGGCGGTGGACGGCCGGCCCAGCTCCCCCGGCACGTGCGCACCTCGCCGAGCGACGCGTCGCGACCTACCTCGGTCCCGGTCGGGTCCGACCGGCGGTCCTCCGGGTCCGGATGTGGCGATGA
- a CDS encoding DUF7284 family protein produces the protein MSRGARATPPRTRAIASLVDATLFLLLVTVAVGALTLAPVAPVTTAPAPDAGASLQRLQTVTANPEYSLASGARHADESLVAFPRESGPTFDRYAHGSVASLLADAAVGNLIVDGRAVTHTGDGFERRVVLAARNATGPRVHVRAVWTPYAGAPVRGCVAAGPTPPPGARVSTAAATLDSGFPPVRDRALRAAQRDGYAGVARVVARATVRGLFPPTSTARALRGDYPVDALVTYRYRRVAALLGTSVRGPVERVEPRAANTRLSRALAAALERDLRRSFDSPVAAARAVEGGEVRVVVRRWARA, from the coding sequence ATGAGTCGAGGGGCACGGGCCACCCCGCCTCGGACTCGGGCGATCGCCTCCCTCGTCGACGCCACGCTGTTCCTGTTGCTCGTCACCGTCGCCGTCGGGGCGCTGACCCTCGCGCCGGTCGCCCCCGTGACGACGGCACCCGCGCCCGACGCGGGCGCGTCGCTCCAGCGGCTCCAGACGGTGACCGCGAACCCCGAGTACTCGCTGGCGAGCGGCGCGCGCCACGCAGACGAGTCGCTCGTCGCGTTCCCCCGCGAGTCGGGGCCGACGTTCGACCGGTACGCACACGGGTCCGTCGCGTCGCTGCTCGCGGACGCCGCCGTCGGTAACCTCATCGTCGACGGACGGGCGGTGACCCACACCGGCGACGGGTTCGAGCGAAGGGTGGTTCTGGCCGCCCGGAACGCGACCGGCCCCCGTGTCCACGTCCGGGCCGTCTGGACGCCGTACGCCGGTGCCCCGGTTCGGGGCTGCGTCGCCGCCGGCCCGACCCCGCCACCGGGTGCGCGTGTCTCGACGGCCGCTGCGACGCTCGACTCGGGATTCCCCCCTGTTCGCGACCGGGCACTCCGGGCGGCCCAGCGGGACGGCTACGCCGGCGTCGCGCGGGTGGTCGCCAGAGCGACCGTCCGCGGCCTGTTCCCACCGACGTCGACCGCCCGGGCGCTACGGGGTGACTACCCGGTGGACGCGCTCGTGACCTACCGGTACCGACGGGTCGCGGCCCTGCTGGGTACGTCGGTCCGCGGTCCGGTCGAACGGGTGGAACCGCGCGCGGCCAACACGCGACTCTCGCGGGCGCTCGCCGCCGCCCTCGAACGCGACCTGCGACGGTCGTTCGACTCACCGGTGGCGGCCGCCCGTGCCGTCGAGGGTGGCGAGGTCAGGGTCGTCGTCCGGCGGTGGGCACGTGCCTGA
- a CDS encoding DUF7286 family protein: MPDGTDRGRVPFAVVAVLLLVSASTLAATSRTGPTATTEPAAERAIERAEAAVVTALRRATREAARQSAARPLTTPADTPTGRALNGSDPFRAALELRVALALEDRLRHLDTRVGDVRVVARQSPRPSEPGPGASVRAALERVETTAVGPDGTALRATVRNVTLVVTRDGRPLDRVQLSPSVVVEWPLFALHERVERFERRLARSPLRPGFARRLTARLAAATWARGTAQYGGAPVVNVLGTRHVELLANGALLDTQRATLGGLDARAPRELREATRRVAAADVAGGVREALARSNGTVTGGSPTTDRLPDTRRRTVSAAPAADSALANLSGGRLDAVLARAYTATVRTRATVQRDGRTGGSGGPPGPGWSLVDRRVDTEWSARPLGDGVTPPDPATGWHGLGTATRRVVRTRTVTERWAHDGETRRTRHTDRATYAVALVHEGRPSRRTAAPVRPVRSAFVRRPDPTGGSNLADAGRTATRRFEARTDRLAVRAVREGLDGTESVAGEVPAALRDRALADLVSLHRRVRNVSVSVERGDLATLTVSPAARLADRLRERRADLVAAPARYDHVADRARVAVRAAYLDAVLASLDTQTARHGVAERRLDARLRAAGLGDLHWLREVTSVGVAAPSVGRESAGRAGPFAPRVSTTPVYLGATASSSVPGGAPLVTRNVNLAVPYADAGDGAAAAVTAALFDDRTVGLGTAARTLRSSRRVAARTGDSSLREETGRLRRAVNRSVGRVSWRLRRTLRRRGVGREMRRAAVRSAFARWDDPSGRALALSHGSVVPRVVDAVARRVPRYRAEARRLALRTALRATRRRALRSASVRVAARPVDRTGRRLRWVARTATREVTTRAVETGVGRLRERLPGPLSAVPAGVPVTPVPGYWYATANVWHVTVRGRYERVTLRAPTGRPPTGTLTYVREAGVVRLDVDRDGSPERLGRSDAVAFDVSTAVAVAVPPGPRGVGDKDGNADERSAGWPRPGAPDVAAATANETTYPPPS; the protein is encoded by the coding sequence GTGCCTGACGGGACCGACCGTGGCCGGGTCCCGTTCGCGGTGGTCGCCGTCCTGCTGCTGGTCAGTGCGTCGACACTCGCGGCGACGAGTCGAACCGGGCCGACGGCGACCACCGAGCCAGCCGCGGAACGTGCCATCGAGCGTGCCGAGGCCGCGGTGGTGACCGCGCTCCGGCGAGCCACCCGCGAGGCGGCGCGGCAGTCGGCCGCGAGGCCGCTCACCACGCCGGCCGACACGCCGACCGGCCGAGCGCTGAACGGGAGCGACCCGTTCCGTGCCGCACTCGAACTCCGGGTAGCGCTCGCGCTCGAGGACCGACTACGACACCTCGACACCCGGGTCGGCGACGTTCGCGTGGTCGCCCGCCAGTCACCCCGCCCATCGGAACCGGGGCCGGGAGCGAGCGTCCGGGCGGCGCTCGAACGGGTCGAGACCACCGCGGTGGGACCCGACGGGACGGCGCTCCGGGCGACCGTCCGGAACGTCACGCTCGTGGTCACGCGCGACGGGCGACCGCTTGACCGGGTCCAGCTGTCGCCGTCGGTCGTCGTCGAATGGCCACTGTTCGCGCTCCACGAGCGCGTCGAGCGGTTCGAGCGTCGACTGGCCCGCTCGCCCCTCCGACCGGGGTTCGCGAGACGCCTCACCGCTCGTCTCGCCGCCGCGACGTGGGCCCGCGGGACGGCGCAGTACGGCGGCGCGCCCGTCGTGAACGTGCTCGGCACGCGTCACGTCGAACTGCTGGCGAACGGGGCGCTCCTCGACACCCAGCGCGCGACGCTCGGTGGCCTCGACGCCCGCGCCCCGAGGGAACTCCGCGAGGCCACCCGACGGGTGGCCGCCGCGGACGTGGCCGGTGGCGTCCGCGAGGCGCTGGCCCGCTCGAACGGGACGGTCACGGGCGGCTCGCCGACCACCGACCGGCTGCCCGACACTCGTCGTCGCACCGTCTCGGCCGCTCCGGCGGCCGACAGCGCGCTCGCGAACCTCAGCGGCGGCCGACTCGACGCGGTGCTCGCGCGGGCCTACACGGCCACGGTCCGGACCCGCGCGACCGTCCAGCGGGACGGACGGACCGGTGGCTCGGGTGGGCCACCGGGGCCGGGGTGGTCTCTCGTGGACCGACGGGTCGACACCGAGTGGTCGGCACGACCCCTCGGGGATGGCGTCACACCCCCCGACCCGGCGACGGGGTGGCACGGCCTCGGGACGGCCACGCGCCGTGTCGTCCGCACCCGGACGGTGACCGAACGCTGGGCACACGACGGCGAGACACGACGGACCCGCCACACGGACCGGGCCACCTACGCTGTCGCCCTGGTCCACGAGGGGCGACCGAGTCGCCGGACGGCGGCTCCAGTCCGACCCGTCCGGTCGGCGTTCGTCCGTCGCCCGGACCCGACCGGCGGTTCGAACCTCGCCGACGCCGGGCGTACCGCGACGCGTCGGTTCGAGGCCCGCACCGACCGACTGGCCGTGCGGGCGGTCCGCGAGGGACTGGACGGAACCGAGTCCGTCGCCGGCGAGGTCCCCGCGGCGCTCCGGGACCGGGCGCTCGCCGATCTCGTCTCGCTGCACCGTCGCGTGCGGAACGTCTCGGTGTCGGTGGAGCGTGGTGACCTCGCCACGCTCACGGTCTCGCCGGCTGCCCGGCTGGCCGACCGTCTCCGGGAGCGGCGCGCGGACCTCGTGGCTGCGCCAGCGCGGTACGACCACGTCGCCGACCGGGCGCGGGTGGCGGTACGAGCCGCGTACCTCGACGCCGTCCTCGCCAGCCTCGACACCCAGACCGCCCGCCACGGTGTCGCCGAGCGCCGCCTCGACGCGCGACTCCGGGCAGCGGGCCTCGGCGACCTCCACTGGCTCCGCGAGGTGACGAGCGTCGGCGTGGCGGCGCCCAGCGTGGGGCGCGAGTCGGCGGGGCGGGCGGGGCCGTTCGCCCCTCGCGTCTCCACCACCCCGGTCTACCTCGGCGCGACGGCGTCCTCGTCCGTGCCCGGAGGGGCACCGCTCGTCACGCGGAACGTGAACCTCGCGGTGCCGTACGCCGACGCCGGCGACGGGGCCGCTGCCGCGGTGACAGCGGCGCTGTTCGACGACCGGACGGTGGGACTCGGGACGGCCGCCCGGACGCTCCGGTCGTCGCGCCGGGTCGCCGCCCGGACGGGTGATTCGAGCCTCCGAGAGGAGACCGGACGCCTCCGCAGAGCGGTGAACCGCTCGGTCGGTCGCGTCTCGTGGCGCCTGCGGCGGACCCTCCGGCGGCGTGGGGTGGGTCGCGAGATGCGGCGGGCGGCGGTGCGGTCGGCGTTCGCGCGGTGGGACGACCCGTCCGGGCGCGCGCTCGCGCTCTCGCACGGGTCGGTCGTGCCTCGGGTGGTCGACGCCGTCGCGCGCCGGGTCCCTCGTTATCGGGCCGAGGCCCGCCGCCTCGCACTCCGGACCGCGCTGCGTGCGACGCGCAGACGGGCGCTCCGGTCGGCCTCCGTCCGGGTGGCGGCGCGACCGGTCGACCGCACCGGTCGTCGGCTCCGCTGGGTCGCCCGGACGGCCACGCGCGAGGTGACGACGCGAGCGGTCGAGACTGGAGTCGGCCGCCTCCGCGAGCGGCTCCCCGGGCCGTTGAGCGCCGTCCCGGCGGGCGTCCCCGTGACCCCGGTGCCCGGGTACTGGTACGCGACGGCGAACGTCTGGCACGTCACGGTCCGGGGCCGGTACGAGCGTGTGACGCTCCGAGCACCGACGGGCCGCCCGCCTACCGGGACGCTCACCTACGTCCGCGAGGCCGGTGTCGTCCGACTGGACGTGGACCGCGACGGCAGCCCGGAGCGGCTCGGGCGGAGCGACGCCGTGGCCTTCGACGTCTCGACGGCCGTCGCCGTCGCGGTGCCCCCCGGGCCACGCGGGGTCGGGGACAAGGACGGGAACGCCGACGAACGCTCGGCCGGGTGGCCACGACCCGGCGCGCCAGACGTCGCGGCGGCGACCGCGAACGAAACCACTTACCCGCCGCCCTCGTAG
- a CDS encoding DUF5791 family protein yields MFHEAVEDPGTHTPADLHAAYEAMLVESVESVGVERAAAESGVDEATVEALVDGESPELTLEEGAALLALDGAVSADDVVALSRDALLMGMTTAVVDVDSLSAGIDGELSGREIQAKVEGRFPITLREFARIHQFLDERSR; encoded by the coding sequence ATGTTCCACGAGGCGGTCGAGGACCCCGGTACCCACACGCCGGCGGACCTGCACGCGGCCTACGAGGCGATGCTCGTCGAGTCGGTCGAGTCGGTCGGCGTCGAACGCGCGGCGGCCGAGTCGGGCGTCGACGAGGCGACGGTCGAGGCACTGGTCGACGGCGAGAGCCCAGAACTCACGCTCGAGGAGGGTGCGGCCCTGCTCGCGCTCGACGGCGCGGTGTCTGCCGACGACGTGGTCGCGCTCTCGCGCGACGCCCTGTTGATGGGGATGACCACCGCCGTGGTCGACGTGGACTCGCTCTCGGCGGGCATCGACGGCGAACTCTCCGGCCGCGAGATCCAGGCCAAGGTCGAGGGTCGGTTCCCCATCACGCTCCGGGAGTTCGCGCGCATCCACCAGTTCCTCGACGAGCGGTCCCGGTAG
- a CDS encoding NAD-dependent epimerase/dehydratase family protein — MRVVVLGCGYVGLELGRQLAAAHDVVGVRRSDDGAAAVEDAGLEAVQADVTDPDGLARVPDADWVVFAASSGGRGADRAREVYVEGQRTAIDAFGERDAPPERYVYTSSTGVYGDHGGDWVGEDTPIEPTTDKTRVLAEAERVARERTAEYGIGGSVARFAGLYGPRRYRLSRYLEGPVTAGYLNMVHRDDAAGAVAFLLEHGVDEDVLVVDDEPVEKWAFADWLADECGVERPAKRTKEERLAAGDLSEAAERRVLTSKRCSNERLRGLGYEFRYPTFREGYRAAIEAFREGHEP; from the coding sequence ATGCGGGTCGTCGTACTCGGGTGTGGCTACGTCGGCCTCGAACTCGGGCGGCAGCTGGCGGCCGCCCACGACGTCGTCGGCGTCCGGCGGTCGGACGACGGTGCCGCGGCCGTCGAGGACGCGGGCCTCGAGGCCGTGCAGGCCGACGTGACCGACCCTGATGGACTCGCACGCGTGCCCGACGCCGACTGGGTGGTGTTCGCCGCCTCCTCGGGGGGCCGGGGTGCGGACCGCGCCCGCGAGGTGTACGTCGAGGGCCAGCGGACGGCCATCGACGCGTTCGGCGAGCGCGACGCTCCCCCCGAGCGGTACGTCTACACGTCCAGCACGGGCGTCTACGGTGACCACGGCGGCGACTGGGTGGGCGAGGACACCCCCATCGAGCCGACGACGGACAAGACGCGTGTCCTCGCCGAGGCCGAGCGGGTCGCCCGTGAGCGGACCGCCGAGTACGGCATCGGGGGGTCGGTCGCCCGGTTCGCCGGTCTCTACGGTCCCCGGCGCTACCGCCTCTCGCGCTACCTCGAGGGGCCGGTCACGGCGGGCTACCTCAACATGGTCCACCGGGACGACGCCGCGGGCGCCGTCGCGTTCCTGCTCGAACACGGCGTCGACGAGGACGTCCTCGTCGTCGACGACGAACCCGTCGAGAAGTGGGCGTTCGCCGACTGGTTGGCGGACGAGTGCGGGGTCGAGCGCCCGGCCAAGCGGACGAAGGAGGAGCGCCTCGCGGCGGGTGACCTGTCGGAGGCGGCCGAGCGCCGTGTACTGACGAGCAAGCGGTGCTCGAACGAGCGCCTGCGCGGACTGGGCTACGAGTTCCGGTACCCGACGTTCCGCGAGGGGTACCGGGCAGCCATCGAGGCGTTCCGTGAGGGCCACGAGCCCTGA